The Candidatus Zixiibacteriota bacterium nucleotide sequence GCAGCCCGGCCCGGGCGGCCTTCGGGCACGAGATCATCCCAGCAAGTCTCTGTTCTGGTGCAACGATTCCAGTATTTGGCTGCATTGCAGGGCGATCGCCTCCAGGCGCGAGAGAAGCCGATCGGCACTAGGGTCGGACGACGGAGGCTCGAAAACCATCTTTTCCTGGTGGCGGGCCGCTTTCAAAATGACCGTCAACTCCTGCACCACTTTGACCGTGCCGTTGACCAGCCGGATGAACTCCGGCTCCATCCGGCGCAGTTTCTCCGACGACTTGCGGGCCTTGACCTTTGCCAGATAGAGAGCCAGGTTCAGCGCCAGGTCCTTGGTCTGTTCGCCAAGGGCATCGACGGTTTCGAGCAGGGCGAGGGCGTCGCTGCGAATTCCCTGTTCGGCGCGTGGTAAACTGTTTTCCATGGCTGCCCCCTCACCCCTCGATCCCCGATGGGGAACCGCTGACTGCGCCCGGCGACATCACTCTCGCGGCGTCTGTCACTATGGTTTGGATATTAAGCAAGCGGCGGTTGACCTCGGCAATCTTCATCGCCGCGCTCATCACCCGCTTCAAGCGTTCCCTGGATTTGTCGCTGAGCCGGGGCTCTTCCAGCGTAAGGCAGTCGATGTTACCCACGACAACGGAAAGCGGATTATTGATCTGGTGGTTGATTGACGCCGCCAGTTCGGCAACCGCGGCCAGTTTCTCATCGGCGATTCGCTTCTCGTGCATGATCTGCAGTTGCTGCTGGGCGCGCATGAGAGCCTGGTTCTGGGCCTCGATCCGGGCGATATGCTCGAATCTCTCTATCGATACGGCCAACTGGTCGGCGACTACCGCCATCAATTTGATCTGCCGAGTGACCAGGATGCCGGGTGAGTACGAACCCAGACACAACAGGCCGATGGTTTTGTCCTCAAGTATCAGCGGGAGCAACATGATCGCGGCAAACTCGGTTTCAGGCTGCGGGGCCTCGCCATCGCCCGACGACCACACTACCGGCTGCTGAAGGTGAGGTTTCCAGCGGTCGGGCAAGGCCTCGTCTCGCAGGACAAGAGCCGGAGGCGGCGCCACTTCGTCCAGCAGGATCGCTTTTACCAAAAAGCGCCCCGAGTCGGAATCGCGGAGATACAGGGTTGCTGCGTCGAACGGCACAACGGTCTGGATAAGGCGGAGCACATCGACAAAGTGCGGCGTCTCCGGACTCAGACTGCGACAGGCGGCTGAGATCTCGGCAATCAGCTCTATCTTCTCCCACGCTCTCGTGACGGGGCTGTCGCCGGATTCCCCATAGGCGCCGACCGGCTGGGCCATCAGCGACCCCTCGTGTGACGCGCTACTTTTCGGGACAACTGATCGACCAGCCGGCTCTCCAGCGCGTCGAACAGCTCGGTCTTTTCTCCGGCGCTGACATGCAGTGCGGGATCGTGGCTGTTGTCCTCCGATGAGCTCTGGAATTGGCGCGACGCAGTGAGTTTCTCATGGAACGGCTCGGCCAGCACCAAACGGCGCTTCTGCAGATCAATCAGGCGCATCTCTCCGGTAATAACTGCCAGTGTTTCCCACCGGTGAAAGAGCACCGGTACGCTGAAGGTCTTGCGGCACTCGAGGCCTTCGCGGTCGACCTGTATCAACAGCAAGTAGCGGCCGCCAACCCCTGTTCCCCAGTCCAGAAGCGAGTCCAGATTATGGAGTTCTGGCGGGAAGGGTCGGAAGCTGTCAACTTGGTGATCCGCGACGACGACTCTGATTTCCGGATCACGAGTGAGCGCCGTGGTCAGTTTGGCCACGAGTCGGCTGTCGCCCCAGGCCAGGTCGGCCTGGTCTATCCTGAGCACGAGGGCTCGCGGCAGGGCGAAGCCGGCCTCGCAGGCCAACAACCCAAGCGCCGCAATAAGTACCAGCCGCTGCAACGTCATACTCACACTCCCGTCGAGGTGGTTTCGTGATAAACGTAGCGATCCAGAACCCGGCGGATGGAGTAGTCGAAGTTGGTGTATTCTTTACCGAGCAGCTCCAGCTCAGCCTGCGAAAGATAATCGACCAGGAATTCCCGCGAGATGAACTCGATACCGGCCAGACAGCCCTCGGAGTCGATATCGACCCGCTTAACCAGTCCAAGCACGTTGTCGAGTCCTTCGACGCCCTGAAGCGTGAAGTGCATCGAAACCACGTCGCCTTCTTCGATAACCTGATCGAGGTCCACCAGCACGCCGCCGGCCGAGATGTTCAGGATGGAGCCGTAAATCGTCTGCCAGTCGCCGTGGGTCCAATACTGGCCGTCACGATCCTTGATCTTGTGCAGCGACATCGGCGTGGAAATCTCCAGCCTGATGAAGCGCCGTTTCTCTTCCTGGGAAACCTTGAATGGCCGGCGCGCGCGGATTACCGCCTTTTCGGCAGCGACGTCCCTGATGTGCCTCGTTTTCCTGTCAGTTTTCATTATTGGCTCCTGTATTGGCAGTGCTCGAAAGTAATCTGTCCCACTCATATATGCTGTGGTTGAGCGTCTCGCGATTATTCGCGGTATAGCTGAAGAGTACCGGCGGCATCTCGGCCATTTGATACGGCGAGAGCATGCGCTGGGCGTTTTCCTTCGTGACGAACTCTATTCCCGCGCGGCAATTGATATCATCATACTGATAGCTGTGGCGCACTCCGGCCATGATCAAAGTCGGAAACCGAAAGTTTTCCGGCTGGATATTAACCAGCAAGCGGACGGTGTCCGGCAGGATGGTCGGTACCGAGAGGAGCGCCCCGCCGGCAGAAAAATTCACCAGATTGGTCTCCATCCAGCGCAGGCGGTCGAGTTTGCGCGTGAGAACGCCTGCCGCGGCAAATGACGCCATGTTGACTTTGAAAGTGAGGCTCACACGATGGAATCGGCGCTGTGAGAGCGGCGTAGCCTTTTCATCCAGATCGAAAGCACACTGACCGCCGCCCGACTTCTGCAGTCTGGCCTTCACGGAGATGGTCTCCCCGCGATAAGGGAACTGCAGCACGACGGTTTGGTTGTTAACGAGATTATCTATGACGTCATTGCGCTGGCCGCCTTCGGCAACTAACTTCTGCCCCACAGCGGCGACAATGCGCGCGTACAGCTCCCGGCCGGGGAACTGCTTGGTAAACAGCCTTACGTGGAATCCGACCAGTTGCGAAAGGTCGAGGCTCCCCACCTGGAAGTCATACTTGGACATTGTCGTTATCCGGTTAGCCTTCGACATCTCCGGTTTGCCCCTTGTGTCTGAACTCGATCTGCTTATGAAAGAGGTAGGCTACGAGTCGGTCCTGGGCCGTACGATCGAAACAGCGATACTTCCTGGGAATACGTCCCAGGTCACGGCGGGAAAAGTATCGGTGCAGATCGTCCCTGAGTATGAACTCAAAACCGGCGAGGAAGCAGCTGTCCTGCTCGATCGTCCGACGGCAGACCGCAATAACGTCAGTTGGAAAGTCGGTTGGGCCGGCGATATCGAAGCGGGCGGCAATCAGGTCTTCTACCTTCCCGCGGTGGCGCGCTCGCAGGAGCACACCCGAGGCGGAGACGTTCACGGTCTCGGTTTCAATCCAGACCGCCTCCCTCTGCCATAGCTCCCACCTTCCGTCAACCGGCAGGATCGCATAAGCAATCCGCACCGCGAGATCAATCCGGGCGAACATGCGCCGCTGTACGCGCTGGAATCCGCTCGGCGGAGTGAGGATGATCCTCCGGGCCCGGTTGTCGCCGTGCACATGAATGCGTGATCGAAACTGATAGGCGGCGTCATCACGCGTGAATTGCACGATCACGGGAAGGTTGTTCCTAAGTAGAGTGTGGCCGGAGATCAACTCCGGATTGGTGATGATTATACCACCGTTTATGATATCCTCTACGCGGGCCTCGTACACGCCGGTCTCGTGGCCGTAACCTACAAGAATAGAGACGCGATCCCAGATCTGGAGCTCGACGATGGTCTGGTTCTTTACGGCGTGCACGGTGACTTGATTCCTATCCGGCTAGTCCGCCTTTGTCGCTTGCAGGTTGACCCTTCCCTGCTCGATAGCCAGCTCGAGGATCTTGCGGGCCAGTTGCGTGCGCGACGGGTCCTGGCGGTTCTGATAGATGAATTCCTGCCCGGCCTTGATGGTGCTGGTGAAATAGCGGCGGGCCCCGTCGAAGTCGCCGATCCGTCGCGACAACTCGGCGATAAGGTAGGCCGCCTGAATTTGCTGGTTACCGGCGGCAATGTCGCGGGCGCCTTCAAAAGCCTCTTTGTAATGGTGAATTGCCTGCTCCAGCGCCTCGCGCTCGTTGACCACGATACCGTTCCATCCCTGTTGCAGCTTCAGGAGGAAGTCGGCCAGCGATGTGTATTCGCGATAGGCCGGCTGGCCCTGGGCGGTGGTTCCGCCGAGGAGCGCTTCGCGGTACTCGCTCATAAGCGATTTGAAGCCACCCTGCTTTGCGCGCAGTTGATTTATCAGATCGTTCATTTCAGCCAGACGGCTGTCATACCGGTCGCGATAACTGAACATCTTCGACTGCAGGTCCGCGGAGAGATTATCCACGACAAACTGAGCTTTGACGGCCGCGTTGAGTGAATCGAGCGACTGCTGGGACTCTCCAACAACGCCTTCCAGGCGCGCGGCTTTACTCTCGATATCGCGGACAAGACCGGTCAGCGCAGCCAGGGTGGGATCGCTCCCCTGATTCATGGTTCGGAACACCCAGGCGATACGGAGATACAGCCGGCCGATATCCAGATAGCTCGGGCGGTCGGCAATCAGGCCGTCGAAAACCGCCAGATGCAGCTTGAGGATGGCCGACTCATTGGGATAACGCGGAATGTCGATCGCCTCGCCCAGTCGGCGGACAATCGAATCGGCTACCGACAACTGCTCGAGATGTTTGGCCTTGATACTCTTTAGCTGGAATGTGCGGAAGGCGTTGTCGGTCTTCCATTCGCGATACTTATTCGTGAATTCGCGGGTGTAGTAGCAGTTGCTGCACGTGGCCGTAAAGAACACGAGCGGGTTATAAGCTTGATACTTCGGAAACCGCCACTGGATGTCCTGCGGGCAGAAATCGGTATCGCGCCCGCCCTCGACATAGGCACCGACCTTGATCTGCTCGAATTCATTGATCGTTTTACAGACCGGACACTCAATCTTGAAAATCAAAAAGGGGCTTTCGCTCGCCATGGTTGGTCTCCGCATTATCAGTTGGGGTTCGTGCTCTGGAGCAGGGCCAGCTCCATTTCAGAAATGGGCAGCGCACGGCGCACTGTCTCGACCGGCGTGCCCGCCTTGAGCATCTGGCGAGCCAGGCGAACGATTTCCACTCGGTCGCGCCGCCCCTCGGAAGTGACCGTTGCTGTTGCACTGGATTTGCTCCTACCTGCGCCCGTTGTATCCGCGGAGAGCCGTCGCAAATCGACAAACTGGACCTGGGGCGCGGCATTCGCATTCGTCACCGGTGCGCCATCGCCGCCGACCTCACCAATCGAGACAGCGGCTCGTCGGGCGCGACCCGCTATCGCCGAGTGTATCACCATACCCAGGCCCGCCGCTGCCAGGAACCCGATCACGGTCAATCCGATGTCAACGTATTGCTCGTTCCAAACGTCCATGTCATGCCTGCCGTTTCTTCTATGCTTTCACGTCAATGTGTTTAGGCTCTTCCACTGTCTGTTCATCACTGCCGGTCGACTGCTCCTCATTGAGGTCGCTATCGGCGCCCTCGGCAGGACCGCCCGTGCCGCTGTCGGATTCGAGTTTGACCTGGTCATGCGGTTGTTTTTTGCGCCGTCGCTCCAATTCTTCTTCCTCTTCTTCGAGCGCCCGCGAGAACTTCTGCCGCTTGTCCGGATCAGCGTGCTGCGTCTGAATGATCTTGTCATGCGGCAGAGGTTGTATCCGATCGACTCCATCCGGTCCCAGCATGGCTCTTCCTCCGGGAAGAGTGGCTATCATCCGGCCATGGCGAATCGCTCTTTGACCATACCCCGCAGTTTCTTTACCGCCCGGGTGTGGATTTGCGAAACGCGTGACTCGGATATCACCATCACTTCTCCGATCTCTTTCAGGGTCAACTCCTCGAAATAGTACAAACTGATGACCAGCTTCTCCTGCTGCGTGAGGTTATCGATTGCCGTCACCAGGAATGAATGCAATTCGCCTCGTTCGATAATCCCAAGCACGCTCAGGCTGCCGCTGTCTTGCACGGTCTCGATCCTCGGAACCTGGCGGTTGTCGTCTTCGGGATAGACAATCTCGTCAAGCGACAAGATGTTCGTGCCGGAGACATCGTCCAGCGCGTGATACAGTTCCGCTTCGCTGATGTCGAGATGTTTGGCCAATTCCGACTTTTCCGGCACCCGCCCCAGTACGTTTTCCAGCTCGGTCAGGGCCTTGTCGATTTCCCGCGACCTGGCCCGCGTAGAGCGCGGCACCCAGTCGAGCGCACGAAGCTCGTCGAGAATGGCGCCCCGGATTCGCGGCACCGCGTAGGTTTCGAACTTGACGCCGCGCCGCGGGTCAAAGTTGCCGAACGCCTCGATCAAGCCGATCACGCCGGTGTTTACCAGATCAGTTAACTCCACCGACCGCGGGAAGCCCATTGCCATGCGCGTTGCCACATTCCGCACGAGGGGGACATATTTCGATAATAGACGCTGGCGCATTTCGTCGGTGGGATTCTGCTGATACCGGCGCCAGTCGCGCATGGTTACTTCCCACCGACGGCCACGGCTGTTCGTGCGTGTGGCGGCGGCCGAGGCTTCCAAAGTGGTCACCGCCTGGCGGGTCACTTTGGTTTTGCGGGTCATCTTGCGAGTCGTTTTTGCAGTTTTAACCATATGAACGCTATTCCCTTGTATCGGCTGTTGCCGTTAGAATATTTATTTCTTCGGATTGGTGGTTCGCAGGTGTGTCGACCTCTGTTGCGACCAGCCCGCGGACGAGTCTTTCCAGTGAATTCAGTACCGGTGAATCGGGTCTGACTACGGACACCGGCTTCTGAGCAGCCACGGCCTGACGGAAGACCTGGTCCTCGGTTAGCACCCCGGCCAGTTGCGGGGTTCGGCCCAGAAACTGTTCGACCATGGCCGCAAGACGGGACCACAGGTACGTGGCCTCGTGATCAGTTTCGATTCGATTGAACAGGAAGCGACACTGAGTCGAATGGTTGGTCTGATAGAGGTATTTGTACAGGCCGTAGCAGTCGGCTATCGACGTCAACTCCGGCACGAGAACCAGCAGGTTGAGATCGGACGCGCTCGCGATAATGGCGGCGGCCAATGTGATTCCGGAACTGTGGTCGATTATTATCAGATCATACTCGGCGCCCTCGCGGCGAAGCCGTGCGGCGAACCGGGCTATCTGCGATACGCTCTCCATGGCGTCGATCCGAGCAATGTGGCAGCCGGCGAGCATCGACAATCCGGGACTAACCGCCTTGGCGCACTGGGAGAGCGAACTCTCGTCGGACAGAAATCTTTCCAGACCATAGCACGCATCGATATTGCCCAGGACATGCAGGTTGCCGCAGGCGAAGTCGGCGTCGACCAGTAAGACCTTTTGTCCAATGGCTACGGCCCGCTCCGCCAGGTTGAACGCAATAACCGACTTACCCACGCCTCCCTTGCCCGAAAGGATGGATATGACGATCGGGCGATTGAACGCCGGGGTCACCTCGGCGCGACCGGGCGAGTCGAACCTATTCACGGCCCGCCTCCTGGCCGAGAATGATATCGGCGATCGATTCGGCGTCGGGTGCATCCGATGAGCCGGCCGCGTTAGCCGAGTTCGTGATCATGGTAATTTTGAGCCCGGTGGAAGCGGTAGCGGACAAGAGCGAACCCAGTCTGCGGGTGAGATCCGTCATGGTGAAAACGAGGTGGGTCGGTTTCAGCCAGGCGAGCTCACGGGCATAGGTATCGACATCGGAAGTCCGCATGAGGGCCGAGAAGACCGCCAGGCGATACGTCGTATGGATCGGCTGGATCTTCTGACGAAGTTCGGCGAGTTTCTTGGGATCTCGCGGCAGCGCGGCAGTATCGATGAGCGTAACTTTGTCGCCGTCCGCTTCGGACTGCGCCTTGTCGCCGGCGTGAGCGGCAACATCCTTCACCCCGAGCACGTCGCCGTAGCTCGCGATTTCGTCCATGGCGCCGACTTTGTGGCTGTCGAGTGATATCAGTTTCACCGGCAGGTGTCGCTCGCCGATCACGCCCGCCGCGATCCGGCCGATGATTGACGTTTTCCCCGCGCCGGCCGGACCGGCCACTAAGACGCGGTCACCCCGTTTCAACTCAATCTTCTTATCGATAATCGACTCAAGATGTGCTATCAGGCGACGACGAATGGTCTTGTCGTCGATAGATTGGGCCGGCAGATCGTGTCTCAATGACTTGAAGAATTCAGTTATGAAACTGTGGGGCACGTCAGCGGCCTGCATCGCCTCAGCGGCGCGGACACTCGGCGACGGTTCCTCGGGCAAGTGGACCGGATCGAGTTTCGCGGCCTGCACCAGCAAGCTCAGCAGGTTTTCAATCGCGCTCAGGCGCTTTTCGATATCGGACGACTCAACAACCGGAGCGATGGGCCCCGACGAAATGTCGAAACGGGCGGCCCTTGGCGACTCAGTCTTTGCCGACTCACCGCTCTTTTCGTTCGCGAGCACGACATTTGCCTGCTGCACTGTCGGTTTATCCAGGCAGGCCGTCACTTCGTACTGCCGGGCGCCGTTGGCGGCGTCGACTATCCGGGTCTTGAGTACCACCGCCTCGCCGCCCATTTCCGAACGCACTTGCTTGAGAGCGGCGGCAACTGATTCAGCCGTGTAGGATCTAATTACCATCCTGCAACCTCACCATTCCGGTAGAGACAATTTCCACGTTGGACAAAATTTCGTTGTAGGAGACAATCACCAGGCTGGGGTAGCTCGTCTCGACCAGGCGCCGCAGCGCAAGCCGCACGTTGGGCGAGCAGATGCAAACCGGTGTCAAACCGGTCGTCTGCATCTTGTCCGCCTCGCGGCCGATCCGTTCGAGCAGCTTCTCGGTCAATTGCGGATCGAGTACCAGCATGAGACCCTGCTTGGTGTTCTGGACTGACTCGGCAAGCTGCTGTTCCAGGGCGGGATCAATCGTGAAGACATTGACCTTGCCGGTGTTGTCTTTAGTCATCTCCGTGATCTGGCGTTTCAACGACATGCGCACGTACTCGGCGAGCACATCGGCTTCCTTGGTAGCGCCGGCATAGTCGGACGCGGTTTCGACAATCGTGGCCAGATCGCGAATCGGAACCCGCTCGGAGAGGAGCGCCTGTAGAATCTTCTGGAGCATGCCGAGGCTGAGCATCTCGGGTATGACCGAGGTAACCAGCGCGGGATAATCTTCCTTGAGCGTGTCGACCAGGTGCTGCACATCCTGACGCGTGAGAATCTCCGGCGCGGCGGAGCGAATCAACTCGGTAATGTGGGTGGCCAGTACGGCGGCCGGCTCTACTACGGTGTAGCCACGCGCCTCGGCGACTTCCTTCAAAGCGGGGATAATCCAGCGGGCGTCGAGACCAAACGCCGGATCCTTGACGGCGAAGCCCTCTATCTCGTTATCCACGAATCCGGGGTTGATGGCCAGCAACTGGTCGAGCATCAGCTCGGCGCCGGCGACTCTGATCCCCTTGATCTTGACCTGGTACTCATTCGGACGGAGGCGCACGTTGTCACGGATGCGCACCGACGGCACGATTATACCCAGCTCAGAGGCCAGCTGCTTACGCACATTGGCGATCCGATCGAGCAGATCGCCTCCCTGATTGACATCGACCAACGGAATGAGGCCGTAGCCGATCTCAAGCCCGATTGTGTCGATTTTGAGCAGATCCTCAGTTCTTTCCTTCGGCGCCGCAGCTTTGGCCTTTTCACCGCGAGCTACTTCCTCTTCGGCAATCACCTGCTTGCGGCGTGACTCCCGCGCCAGGTAGCCAATTCCGCCGACCGCCATACCGAGCACGACAAACGTGAGTGTCGGCATCCCCGGCACCAGACCGAAAAGCATCAGGGCTACTGATGACACGAGTATGGCGCGCGGCTGCCGCGTGAACTGTTGAGCAAGGTCCACCCCCATGTTGGAGGTCGAGGCGGCGCGTGTTACTATCACGCCTGACGCAGTGGATACCAGCAGCGCCGGTATCTGTGTGACCAACCCGTCGCCGATCGAGAGAAGCGTGTAAGTGCGCAGGGCGTCGGACAGATCCATACCGTTTTGGGCAACGCCGATGACAAATCCGCCGATGATATTGATGATCGTGATGAGAATTCCGGCGATAGCATCGCCGCGCACAAACTTGGAAGCGCCGTCCATCGCCCCGTAGAAGTCCGCTTCGCGGGCAATTTCTTCGCGGCGCGCGCGGGCGTCTTTGTCGGAAATGATGCCGGCATTAAGATCGGCGTCGATCGCCATCTGTTTGCCGGGCATGGCGTCGAGGGTGAACCGGGCGGCCACTTCAGAGATGCGGCCGGCGCCCTTCGTGATCACCACAAACTGGATAACTACCAGGATGACGAACACGATGAAGCCGACCACGTAGTTCCCCTGTACCACGAAATTGCCGAACGAGTTGATGACCTCGCCGGCATACCCCTGACCTAAGATCAACCGAGTGGACGCAACGTTGAGCGACAACCGCAGCAGCGTGATTATGAGCAGCATCCCGGGGAATACAGATAGATCCAGCGGCCGCCGGATGTAGAGAGTCGTCAGCAGCACCACCAGCGAGAAGGTGATGTTGAAGGCGAGGGCGAAATCGAGCAGGCGCGGCGGGAGCGGTATCACCAGCACCGTGACGATGGCGATAACACCGGCGGCGAGCACGATATCCGACCGCCGGGCCAGGCTCTGAAGGACTCCCTGTTGTTCAGCCATGCCTTACCGCACCGCCTTTCCCTTGAGGCGATAGATATGCGCCAGAATTTCGGCCACCGCGCGATACAGCTTGGCCGGGATGACGTCACCCACCTCGCACATCTTGTAAAGAGCGCGGGCGAGCGGTTTGTCTTCGATGATCGGGATGCCGTGATCCCGCGCTATCTGCTTTATCTTTTCCGCCAGCAGGCGCTGACCCTTGGCCAGCACGGTGGGCGCATCCATGGCGGACGGATCGTACTTGAGCGCAATCGCCAGGTGTACCGGGTTGGTAACCACCACGTCGGCCTCCGGCACCGCCGCCATCATGCGCTGGCGCGCCCTGTGTCTCTGGATTTGACGAGTGCGCGCCTTGATCTCCGGATTGCCCTCGGTCTCCTTCATCTCGTCCTTGACTTCCTGGAGCGACATCTTGATCGACTTCTCATGCTCCCAACGCTGGTAAACGAAATCGAGCACGCCGATGACCAGAATGGCGACGCCGATCTTAAGACCGATAAAGAGCGCCAGCCGCGCCAGGGTGGCGCCGAGTTGTAGGACGCTCAGGTCGGCCAGAAGGAGGAAGCTGTCAAATTCGCTTCGAATCGCCAGATAGGCGACTAGTCCGACCACCGCCAGTTTGAGCGGGTCACGCACCAACTGGACCGCGGAACGAAGCGAGAACAGACGCTTGAGGCCGGCGGCGACATTCAGGCGGTCCAGCTTCAGCTCCATCGCTTTCGGCGAAACTTTGAAACCGACCTGCAGCACATTGATGCCCACGCCGATTGCTGTTAGCGCCACAAACAGCGGCCCCATGGCGGCGAAGAAATCGTACACGCTGTTCACCATCGTGGTCTGGAATCCGGGATCGGAGAGCGCAATCGACGGCGCATTGCCCATGGTGTAGCGCAACGCATTCTGCAGGCGGCTGATCATACCGGGGCCGACCAAAAACAATGCCGTAAAGCCAAGACAGATGACGCCCGCCGCGGTCAAATCGACCGAGCGCGCCACCGATCCCCGCTCGCGCGCCTTCTGGCGACGCCTCGGGGTGGCTTGTTCCGTTCTTTCCTGGAAGCTCTCGTCGGCCATCAGCGGCTACACCTTTCCCATCGAGGCCAGGAGTTCATGGACGGCGTTATCGAAATAGCCGGTAGACTTTTCAAGGACATAGGCGAGAATCGGGAGGGACATGGCCACGACCAGCAGGCCGAAGCCGATCTTGAGGGGGAAACCGACGATAAAGATGTTCATGGTCGGCATCACCCGGGAGACCGTGCCCAGCGCGACATCCATGAGCACGAGCGTCACCAGAACCGGCGCGGCGATTTTGATCGCCAGCACCAGCACGTATGCGGTGTGGCGCATGAGCAGATCGGCGGTGGTGTCTACCACCTGCATCTGTCCCGGCGGGATGACCCGGTAGCTGTCGTTGAACGCTCGTATTACCAGATGGTGGCCGTTGATGGTCAGGAAGACCAGCGTGGCTACGAGGATCCAGTAGCGGCCGAAGGCGCCGACCTCTTCGCCGACATTCGGATCGAACGCCGATGAGATCGCCAGCCCGACCTGGTAGCCGGCCAGTGAACCGGCCAGCTCCGCCGCCTGAAATAGTAGGCGAAAGGCAAACCCGATCAGCAGCCCGACCATCAATTCCCGCAGCACCAGTGTAGCCAGCTCGGCCAGTGACTGGGCCGGTTCAACCTGCAGAGCAGCGACCGCCGGCATAGTCACCACCGCGAGAAGCACGACCAGTCCTACTTTCAATTGAACCGGGACGGCGCGATGGCTGAACACCGGCGCGGCGAGGAACAAGCCTGATGCGCGGATGATCAGCAGCAGGAAAACCTGCAGTTGCGCAGCGCCGTAATGGATGAAATCGAACAAGGGGTAGCCTTCCACTTACACGTATGGCTTATCGTCCCCCGCCCTAATTCAAGCCTTGTGCCAAAGTGAAACGGACGGCCCGGCTATATTAACTTGTTCAGGAACAGCGAGTTAAGATTCGAAAACGGGGAGCGTTGACCGGTCTTTTCGGTTGGTGGGGAAAATCCTGCCTTGATTGCCGGAAAATAGTTCACGGCTGTCCAACAGTTGCGCTGGACGCCACTATCCGACCAGACCGGGAATGAGATCGAACATGTGGCGGGCGAAGTCGGTCATGACGTTGATCATCCACGGCAGGAAGATCAGCAGCGCGGCAGCGACGGCGAGAATTTTTGGTACGAATGTCAGGGTCATTTCATTGATCTGAGTGACCGCCTGGAAGATCGATATGATCAGCCCCACAACCAAACCCAGGCCCAGCATCGGCGCCGCCACGAGCAGCGTCACAGTCAGCGCCTCACGCCCGATTTCCACCACCATTTGCGGTGTCATACATCATCCTCGTCACACATGAAACGACTCGACCAGTGATTTCACGAGCAGATACCAGCCATCAACCAGTACGAA carries:
- the flhA gene encoding flagellar biosynthesis protein FlhA, encoding MAEQQGVLQSLARRSDIVLAAGVIAIVTVLVIPLPPRLLDFALAFNITFSLVVLLTTLYIRRPLDLSVFPGMLLIITLLRLSLNVASTRLILGQGYAGEVINSFGNFVVQGNYVVGFIVFVILVVIQFVVITKGAGRISEVAARFTLDAMPGKQMAIDADLNAGIISDKDARARREEIAREADFYGAMDGASKFVRGDAIAGILITIINIIGGFVIGVAQNGMDLSDALRTYTLLSIGDGLVTQIPALLVSTASGVIVTRAASTSNMGVDLAQQFTRQPRAILVSSVALMLFGLVPGMPTLTFVVLGMAVGGIGYLARESRRKQVIAEEEVARGEKAKAAAPKERTEDLLKIDTIGLEIGYGLIPLVDVNQGGDLLDRIANVRKQLASELGIIVPSVRIRDNVRLRPNEYQVKIKGIRVAGAELMLDQLLAINPGFVDNEIEGFAVKDPAFGLDARWIIPALKEVAEARGYTVVEPAAVLATHITELIRSAAPEILTRQDVQHLVDTLKEDYPALVTSVIPEMLSLGMLQKILQALLSERVPIRDLATIVETASDYAGATKEADVLAEYVRMSLKRQITEMTKDNTGKVNVFTIDPALEQQLAESVQNTKQGLMLVLDPQLTEKLLERIGREADKMQTTGLTPVCICSPNVRLALRRLVETSYPSLVIVSYNEILSNVEIVSTGMVRLQDGN
- the flhB gene encoding flagellar biosynthesis protein FlhB, producing the protein MADESFQERTEQATPRRRQKARERGSVARSVDLTAAGVICLGFTALFLVGPGMISRLQNALRYTMGNAPSIALSDPGFQTTMVNSVYDFFAAMGPLFVALTAIGVGINVLQVGFKVSPKAMELKLDRLNVAAGLKRLFSLRSAVQLVRDPLKLAVVGLVAYLAIRSEFDSFLLLADLSVLQLGATLARLALFIGLKIGVAILVIGVLDFVYQRWEHEKSIKMSLQEVKDEMKETEGNPEIKARTRQIQRHRARQRMMAAVPEADVVVTNPVHLAIALKYDPSAMDAPTVLAKGQRLLAEKIKQIARDHGIPIIEDKPLARALYKMCEVGDVIPAKLYRAVAEILAHIYRLKGKAVR
- the fliR gene encoding flagellar biosynthetic protein FliR; amino-acid sequence: MFDFIHYGAAQLQVFLLLIIRASGLFLAAPVFSHRAVPVQLKVGLVVLLAVVTMPAVAALQVEPAQSLAELATLVLRELMVGLLIGFAFRLLFQAAELAGSLAGYQVGLAISSAFDPNVGEEVGAFGRYWILVATLVFLTINGHHLVIRAFNDSYRVIPPGQMQVVDTTADLLMRHTAYVLVLAIKIAAPVLVTLVLMDVALGTVSRVMPTMNIFIVGFPLKIGFGLLVVAMSLPILAYVLEKSTGYFDNAVHELLASMGKV
- the fliQ gene encoding flagellar biosynthesis protein FliQ → MTPQMVVEIGREALTVTLLVAAPMLGLGLVVGLIISIFQAVTQINEMTLTFVPKILAVAAALLIFLPWMINVMTDFARHMFDLIPGLVG